One genomic segment of Mauremys mutica isolate MM-2020 ecotype Southern chromosome 10, ASM2049712v1, whole genome shotgun sequence includes these proteins:
- the LOC123378750 gene encoding interferon lambda-3-like gives MKLFPVHDRVILVEKELDFATNVLENVEDPSLSKLLSRPLEILTQIRGDLRDCTRQTHSHRHSRRLNNWLQNFHESKEMETPGCLEASVILNLFRLLNEDLRCAAYMELCV, from the exons ATGAAGCTGTTTCCA GTGCACGATAGAGTCATCCTGGTAGAGAAGGAGCTAGACTTTGCCACTAACGTGCTGGAGAACGTTGAGGACCCCAGTCTGTCCAAGCTGCTCTCAAGGCCGCTAGAAATCCTGACGCAGATCAGAGGGGACCTGAGGGACTGC ACCAGACAAACTCATTCTCATCGACACTCCAGGAGGCTGAACAATTGGCTCCAAAATTTCCATGAGAGCAAAGAGATG GAAACACCTGGCTGCCTGGAAGCATCTGTGATCCTCAATCTCTTCCGGCTGCTGAACGAAGACTTGAGATGCGCAGCCTACATGGAGCTCTGTGTGTAG